The following are encoded together in the Desulfoplanes formicivorans genome:
- a CDS encoding TIGR00266 family protein: MKSHELDYEIIGHDMQIVEVELDPGETVIAEAGAMNWMDEDIAFEARMGDGSEAEGGLLGKILGAGKRAITGESVFMTHFTNQGSGKNHVAFAAPYPGHVLPIDLATLQGGELFCQKDAFLCAALGTRIDIAFNKRLGAGFFGGEGFILQKLQGDGMAFVHAGGTVVKKELHGTTLRVDTGCLVAFTQGITYDIQRAGSLKSMFFGGEGLFLATLQGTGTVYLQSLPFSRLADRIIAQAPRAGGKRKGEGSVLGGLFDGDND, translated from the coding sequence ATGAAAAGCCATGAACTGGATTATGAGATCATCGGACACGACATGCAGATTGTGGAGGTGGAACTTGATCCCGGGGAAACGGTCATTGCCGAGGCCGGTGCCATGAACTGGATGGACGAGGATATCGCCTTTGAAGCCAGAATGGGAGATGGATCAGAAGCTGAAGGCGGTTTGCTGGGCAAGATCCTTGGTGCGGGCAAGCGCGCCATCACCGGCGAGTCCGTATTCATGACCCATTTCACCAATCAGGGATCCGGCAAAAACCATGTCGCCTTTGCTGCCCCCTATCCCGGCCACGTTCTGCCCATTGATCTGGCCACGCTTCAGGGGGGTGAACTCTTCTGCCAAAAGGATGCTTTTTTGTGCGCGGCTCTGGGGACCAGAATCGACATTGCCTTTAATAAACGTCTTGGCGCCGGTTTTTTCGGCGGGGAGGGATTTATTCTTCAGAAATTGCAGGGAGACGGCATGGCCTTTGTGCATGCCGGTGGCACCGTGGTCAAAAAGGAACTCCATGGAACAACCCTGCGGGTGGACACCGGCTGTCTGGTGGCCTTCACCCAGGGAATAACCTATGACATCCAGCGGGCCGGATCCCTGAAATCCATGTTCTTCGGAGGTGAAGGACTGTTTCTGGCAACCCTTCAGGGAACAGGAACCGTCTACCTGCAAAGCCTGCCCTTTTCCCGCCTGGCCGACCGCATCATTGCCCAGGCCCCCAGGGCCGGAGGCAAGCGCAAAGGCGAAGGTTCCGTTCTGGGCGGATTGTTTGACGGAGATAACGACTGA
- a CDS encoding mechanosensitive ion channel domain-containing protein produces the protein MAATHEGKVMETSWRYIKTVSRDYILIPNNSISRDTLVNYNRPIPYPRQKGCREQSLGQISSDFHGMNPCFLSMLLVRAF, from the coding sequence ATTGCCGCCACCCATGAGGGTAAGGTGATGGAGACCAGCTGGCGGTATATCAAGACCGTGAGCAGAGATTATATACTCATCCCGAACAACAGCATATCCAGGGACACCCTGGTCAATTACAACCGGCCCATTCCCTATCCTCGACAGAAAGGCTGCAGGGAGCAGTCTCTTGGACAGATTTCGTCAGATTTTCATGGAATGAACCCCTGTTTTCTCAGCATGTTGCTGGTTCGGGCCTTTTGA
- the rnc gene encoding ribonuclease III translates to MEQRVEDNVKGLESLQRAIHYEFSQVKLLVMALTHSSFANEHDTQSNERMEFLGDAVVEICISTELYNRFPDIHEGELTRLRAKLVSEPGLARVARTIALGNFLLLGKGEAAQGGRERDSVLSDALEAILGAIYLDGGFEAVQQCIAKLFAPFWPEYPEKPRPKDYKSRLQEITQKYDKARPTYQLVASEGPEHAKIYVVQVTLPSGESLEARDTSLKKAEQQAAHKALQHLGME, encoded by the coding sequence ATGGAGCAAAGAGTGGAAGACAATGTAAAGGGATTGGAAAGCTTGCAACGGGCTATTCATTATGAATTCTCCCAAGTCAAGCTTTTAGTCATGGCACTGACACACAGCTCCTTTGCCAACGAGCATGACACGCAAAGCAACGAACGGATGGAATTTCTGGGTGATGCCGTTGTGGAGATCTGTATTTCAACGGAATTGTACAACAGATTCCCTGACATCCACGAAGGAGAGTTGACACGCTTGCGGGCCAAACTGGTCAGTGAGCCGGGGCTGGCTCGAGTGGCCCGCACCATTGCGCTGGGAAATTTTCTCTTGCTGGGGAAGGGTGAGGCTGCTCAAGGTGGACGAGAAAGAGACTCCGTTTTGAGCGATGCATTGGAGGCGATCCTGGGCGCCATCTATCTGGATGGAGGTTTCGAAGCGGTTCAGCAGTGCATTGCCAAGCTGTTTGCACCCTTCTGGCCGGAATATCCCGAAAAACCCCGGCCCAAGGATTACAAAAGCAGGCTCCAGGAAATAACCCAAAAATATGACAAGGCACGACCGACCTATCAACTTGTGGCAAGTGAAGGACCGGAACACGCCAAAATCTATGTGGTTCAGGTGACATTGCCCTCGGGAGAATCTCTGGAGGCCAGGGACACCAGCCTCAAGAAGGCAGAGCAGCAAGCTGCCCACAAAGCGTTGCAACACTTGGGCATGGAATGA
- a CDS encoding glycine betaine ABC transporter substrate-binding protein, giving the protein MRGRTLWVICLMTLFVSVSLGTAFAGSKGKVRLAYVEWDCATATTNVARAVLEERLGYDVETLPVAAAAMWAATASGDVDGMLAGWLPVTHASYFKRFKKDVEDLGPLVTGAKIGLVVPTYVTINSIAELGAHADAFSGRIIGIDPGAGIMAKTEDAIDAYDIRGMELMEGSGATMTAALADAIKHKKWVVVTGWAPHWKFGRWDLKFLEDPQGIFGASEDIHTIVRKGLHKDKPEVYRFLDNFKWTRKQMETVMAWDQEPGADRYANAKRFVKENPDLVDSWLQ; this is encoded by the coding sequence ATGAGAGGACGTACGCTATGGGTGATTTGTCTGATGACGCTGTTTGTGAGCGTTTCCCTGGGAACCGCTTTTGCCGGAAGCAAAGGCAAGGTCCGTTTGGCCTATGTTGAGTGGGATTGTGCCACGGCCACGACCAATGTGGCTCGTGCCGTGCTGGAGGAAAGACTGGGCTATGACGTGGAGACCCTGCCGGTTGCTGCCGCAGCCATGTGGGCGGCAACAGCCAGTGGTGACGTGGACGGCATGCTGGCCGGGTGGCTGCCCGTGACCCATGCGAGCTATTTCAAACGGTTCAAGAAGGATGTCGAGGATCTTGGGCCTCTTGTTACCGGTGCCAAGATCGGGCTGGTCGTGCCCACCTATGTGACCATCAATTCCATTGCCGAACTGGGAGCCCATGCTGACGCATTTTCCGGGCGAATCATTGGCATTGATCCTGGTGCCGGCATCATGGCCAAGACCGAAGACGCCATTGACGCGTATGACATCCGGGGTATGGAGCTCATGGAGGGAAGCGGTGCCACCATGACCGCGGCCCTGGCTGACGCCATCAAGCACAAGAAGTGGGTCGTTGTCACCGGCTGGGCTCCTCATTGGAAGTTCGGTCGGTGGGATCTCAAGTTTCTCGAGGATCCCCAGGGTATTTTTGGTGCATCCGAAGACATTCACACCATCGTTCGCAAGGGACTGCATAAGGATAAACCCGAGGTGTACCGCTTTCTGGACAATTTTAAGTGGACCAGAAAGCAGATGGAAACGGTCATGGCATGGGACCAGGAGCCGGGTGCTGACCGTTATGCAAATGCCAAACGTTTCGTGAAGGAGAATCCCGATCTGGTTGATTCTTGGTTGCAATAG
- a CDS encoding ferredoxin reductase family protein, producing the protein MDLFAYRRPALLLLVMLIAGISLAGIHAVLGYFPWQARAFPSDFSWKMVSAARMLGILVVVLITTQIILAARIPVLCSLFGLHGLLRAHRILAGIIVALAMGHPLLIMASGSFTASIFTTTGLPKLVGAVAVIMLACGAGVAFFRKALAIPYHLWSTLHGPVMIIATVVIFLHIVTVGYGLGSWPARLFMLTIQGIILGTLVWSMILRPLLTHKQVWTIQSVSHPCPDVVDLHIASGTSDPWSYHAGQFAFLTFLDPHIPREAHPFTIASGPSSPGHMRFVIRQCGDFTARLSQLRPGTSVLVDGPFGVFSPFFHNRVTPRKPMVFIAGGIGITPFLAMLETLSQDPNPPSILLAWSVKTGRDLLVAQDLATFCKSIKGLQLHYFITRDASYQGCTCRMNTQRLRSLLEEWTDALVFVCGPPGMTRSTLRSLAALKFTPKQIITESFSL; encoded by the coding sequence GTGGATCTGTTTGCCTACCGCCGTCCGGCTCTGCTTTTGCTTGTCATGCTCATTGCTGGCATCAGCCTGGCAGGCATCCATGCGGTGCTGGGATATTTTCCCTGGCAGGCACGTGCCTTTCCCAGTGATTTTTCCTGGAAAATGGTCAGCGCAGCCAGGATGCTGGGCATCCTTGTGGTGGTTCTGATCACCACCCAGATCATACTCGCAGCCCGCATTCCCGTGCTCTGCTCGCTTTTCGGCCTTCACGGACTGTTACGCGCCCATCGGATTCTGGCCGGAATCATTGTGGCATTGGCAATGGGTCATCCCCTGCTCATCATGGCTTCCGGTTCCTTCACCGCAAGCATCTTCACAACCACCGGCCTCCCCAAACTTGTCGGAGCGGTTGCAGTCATTATGCTTGCCTGCGGTGCCGGTGTCGCCTTTTTCAGAAAGGCTCTGGCCATCCCCTACCACCTGTGGTCCACTCTTCACGGCCCGGTCATGATCATTGCCACGGTCGTGATCTTCCTGCACATAGTCACGGTAGGCTATGGGCTTGGTTCCTGGCCGGCTCGTTTGTTCATGCTCACCATCCAGGGAATCATCCTGGGCACCCTTGTATGGAGCATGATCCTTCGACCACTTCTGACCCATAAACAGGTGTGGACCATCCAATCCGTCAGCCACCCCTGCCCCGATGTTGTTGACCTGCACATTGCTTCCGGAACATCGGACCCCTGGTCATACCATGCCGGACAATTCGCCTTTTTGACCTTTCTTGACCCCCATATTCCCCGTGAAGCCCATCCCTTCACCATTGCCTCGGGGCCGTCCTCTCCGGGGCACATGCGGTTTGTAATCAGGCAATGTGGTGATTTCACGGCACGATTGTCCCAACTTCGGCCAGGAACCAGTGTTCTTGTGGATGGTCCCTTTGGCGTCTTTTCCCCCTTTTTCCACAATCGGGTCACCCCGCGAAAACCCATGGTCTTCATCGCTGGTGGCATCGGCATCACCCCGTTTTTGGCCATGCTCGAAACCTTGTCCCAGGACCCAAACCCTCCTTCCATACTGCTCGCATGGAGCGTCAAAACCGGACGGGATCTTTTGGTGGCCCAAGACCTCGCCACCTTTTGCAAATCCATCAAAGGGCTGCAGCTTCATTATTTCATAACCAGAGATGCCAGCTACCAGGGGTGCACCTGTCGTATGAATACCCAGCGATTGCGCTCCCTGCTGGAAGAATGGACCGATGCCCTGGTCTTTGTCTGCGGGCCACCAGGCATGACCCGATCCACGCTTCGCTCCCTCGCCGCCCTGAAATTTACGCCCAAGCAAATCATCACCGAATCCTTTTCCCTGTAG
- a CDS encoding acetate--CoA ligase family protein → MRVTSLDPLFLPRSIAVIGESGREGGLVWSVVTRMVTSGYRGRVMPVVPGGEDVYGLQACDGVENLPKGVELAIMCLKLADLIPVLDELGRGGVKCVICLASGETETRADEFGLEQRVNALVRKWGMTLVGPKSLGLINTVQGVNASVCLPSVSPGNIAFFSQSDALTLSILDLARDELGFSKCMSLGNRSRISETDLLAFLVNDPDTAVIAGYMEAVGDAPRFLRTAQDVTKKKPVVVVRPGTTPKGQTAALFHRDAMFGFAKTYATVFKQTGIIATPDIPSFLALLKGFSKQPLPEGNNVAVVTNSGSFGVLAADAAATCGFDLPCFSRETMQGLGEMLPGHGGVYNPVVMEPTLSFRVWKRIIGKLEDDPLVHIVVVVVVPRYGMDIEELATSLVSSLVAVRKTVCVCVPGGPAALEARRIFESTSLPCYDNLEQALYTVRSMREYRQWQRKPYPVEVCYRRDSPKIRKIIDDARDAGMYELQGIEAQPLLMAYELTFWEMKLARTAKSAAKMARKMGFPVALKLASPQADMVGREQVVDVDDNKSVYEAFWEITEGVRRVWPEIFISGCLVQKTAPPTARRVCIRLMRDPQFGPLISFALDGGCDNDQAGIAHRLAPLSLQDAHDIIREPWAFPVLRGSRGEPGAHLRSLEDVLLTVSQLAMDCPEILELELSPVFVDDQQTVIGNARVVLSPRA, encoded by the coding sequence ATGCGAGTGACTTCTCTCGATCCCCTTTTTCTGCCACGCTCCATTGCCGTGATTGGCGAATCCGGTCGTGAAGGTGGGCTGGTATGGTCCGTTGTGACGCGGATGGTCACTTCCGGGTACAGGGGGCGTGTCATGCCTGTGGTACCTGGAGGTGAAGACGTTTACGGTCTTCAGGCATGTGACGGTGTCGAGAATCTGCCCAAGGGCGTCGAATTGGCCATCATGTGCTTGAAACTGGCTGACCTGATCCCGGTTCTGGATGAACTGGGCAGGGGGGGCGTCAAATGCGTCATATGCCTGGCTTCGGGCGAAACCGAAACACGGGCCGATGAGTTCGGCCTTGAACAGCGTGTTAACGCCCTTGTGCGAAAATGGGGGATGACCCTTGTCGGTCCCAAGAGTCTGGGTCTAATCAACACGGTGCAGGGAGTCAACGCAAGCGTGTGTCTGCCCTCCGTTTCCCCGGGAAACATTGCCTTTTTTTCCCAGTCGGATGCATTGACCCTGAGCATCCTGGATCTGGCCCGGGATGAACTCGGGTTTTCCAAATGCATGAGCCTTGGCAACCGTTCCCGGATCAGTGAAACGGATCTGCTCGCTTTTCTGGTGAACGATCCGGATACGGCCGTTATTGCCGGGTACATGGAGGCGGTCGGGGATGCTCCCCGATTTTTGCGCACGGCCCAGGATGTGACCAAAAAGAAGCCGGTGGTCGTTGTCAGACCCGGCACCACCCCCAAGGGACAAACAGCCGCCCTGTTCCACCGGGATGCCATGTTCGGGTTTGCCAAAACCTATGCCACGGTTTTCAAACAGACCGGCATCATTGCCACGCCGGATATTCCCTCGTTTCTCGCCCTGCTCAAGGGTTTTTCCAAACAGCCCCTGCCTGAAGGCAACAATGTTGCTGTTGTGACCAATTCCGGGAGCTTCGGGGTTTTGGCTGCAGATGCTGCCGCCACCTGTGGCTTTGATCTTCCGTGTTTTTCCCGGGAAACCATGCAAGGACTTGGGGAGATGCTACCGGGCCATGGTGGTGTGTACAACCCCGTTGTCATGGAACCGACACTTTCCTTCCGGGTTTGGAAACGGATTATCGGTAAGCTGGAAGATGACCCGTTGGTGCATATTGTGGTGGTGGTTGTTGTTCCCCGTTACGGGATGGATATCGAGGAGCTGGCCACCTCCCTGGTGAGCAGTCTTGTGGCCGTCAGGAAAACCGTGTGCGTGTGCGTGCCTGGCGGGCCCGCAGCCCTGGAGGCCCGTCGCATCTTCGAATCCACCTCCCTTCCCTGTTATGACAATCTTGAACAGGCCCTGTACACGGTTCGGTCCATGCGTGAGTATCGCCAATGGCAGCGCAAGCCATATCCTGTTGAAGTCTGCTATCGCAGGGACAGCCCCAAGATCCGGAAAATCATTGACGATGCCCGCGATGCCGGGATGTACGAGCTGCAGGGGATCGAGGCCCAGCCCCTGCTTATGGCCTATGAACTGACCTTTTGGGAAATGAAATTGGCTCGTACGGCCAAGAGTGCGGCCAAAATGGCCCGCAAGATGGGTTTTCCCGTGGCCCTCAAATTGGCGTCCCCCCAAGCGGACATGGTTGGGAGGGAACAGGTTGTCGATGTGGATGACAACAAGTCGGTGTATGAGGCCTTTTGGGAAATAACAGAGGGGGTTCGCCGTGTCTGGCCGGAAATCTTCATCTCCGGGTGTCTGGTGCAAAAAACAGCTCCGCCCACGGCCAGGCGTGTATGCATCCGATTGATGCGTGATCCGCAATTCGGTCCGCTGATATCCTTTGCACTCGACGGCGGCTGTGACAATGATCAGGCCGGGATTGCTCATCGTTTGGCCCCCTTGAGCCTGCAAGATGCCCACGACATCATCCGTGAGCCCTGGGCCTTTCCGGTGCTTCGGGGCAGTCGGGGTGAGCCGGGGGCCCATCTTCGTTCCCTGGAAGATGTCCTGCTCACGGTCTCCCAATTGGCCATGGACTGTCCGGAAATTCTCGAACTCGAATTGAGTCCTGTTTTTGTGGATGATCAGCAAACGGTTATCGGGAATGCCAGGGTTGTCCTGAGCCCTCGGGCTTGA
- a CDS encoding ABC transporter permease — translation MHIPRIPLGDGIESILDFLVEHFSFATKSFSVVTEKGLSWLESGMKFLPPWLFIVLVAGLVWYLSKRNRGLTIFTIAGLLLIWNLGLWSATVSTIALVVVATCIAILIGVPLGIGAALSHVMYRITMPILDFMQTMPAFVYLIPAIPFFGLGKVSAIFSTVIFSMPPAIRLTCLGIKQVPMELNECAEAFGSSRWQKLVKLQLPLATPTIMAGINQTVMLALSMVVIASMIGAKGLGGEVWKAIQRLQPGRGFEAGLGIVIVAIILDRVLQKIGGSSTSS, via the coding sequence ATGCATATACCGCGCATACCCCTGGGAGACGGGATCGAATCCATACTGGATTTTCTGGTCGAGCATTTTTCTTTTGCCACCAAATCCTTTTCCGTGGTCACGGAAAAGGGGCTTTCCTGGCTTGAAAGCGGCATGAAATTTTTGCCCCCCTGGCTGTTCATTGTGCTGGTCGCCGGCCTGGTCTGGTACCTGAGCAAGCGCAACAGGGGATTGACCATCTTTACCATTGCCGGATTGCTGCTCATCTGGAATCTCGGTCTGTGGTCAGCAACCGTGAGTACCATCGCCCTGGTGGTTGTGGCCACGTGCATCGCCATTCTCATTGGCGTGCCCCTTGGCATTGGTGCGGCTTTGAGCCATGTCATGTACCGGATCACCATGCCCATCCTTGATTTCATGCAAACCATGCCCGCTTTTGTCTATCTGATTCCGGCCATCCCTTTTTTCGGCTTGGGCAAGGTATCGGCCATTTTTTCCACGGTCATTTTTTCCATGCCACCTGCCATTCGTTTGACCTGTCTGGGCATCAAGCAGGTCCCCATGGAGCTGAACGAATGCGCCGAGGCCTTTGGATCAAGCCGGTGGCAAAAACTGGTCAAGCTGCAGCTGCCCTTGGCCACCCCAACGATCATGGCCGGGATCAACCAGACGGTCATGCTTGCCCTGTCCATGGTGGTCATTGCTTCCATGATCGGGGCCAAGGGCCTTGGTGGCGAGGTGTGGAAGGCCATCCAACGCTTGCAGCCCGGGCGGGGATTTGAGGCCGGTTTGGGTATCGTCATCGTGGCCATTATCCTTGATCGGGTCCTCCAGAAAATCGGGGGCTCGTCCACTTCCTCGTGA
- a CDS encoding flagellar protein FlaG — MRLEPLDPQESEFDGPEAVTPPAPTEYPAAPLQQEHAVDSGDAPHEGQSFPSRNVQETEIDKVSNALEQFWKAMGVSLIFKVDKETDIIQVEVIDPSTNKVIKKIPTDEILHMAASIRESVGIFVDKNT; from the coding sequence ATGCGACTGGAACCCCTTGACCCCCAAGAATCGGAATTTGATGGTCCTGAGGCTGTCACTCCTCCGGCGCCAACGGAATATCCTGCAGCCCCTTTGCAGCAGGAACATGCCGTTGACTCGGGTGATGCGCCCCACGAGGGACAATCCTTTCCCTCCCGTAATGTTCAAGAAACAGAAATCGACAAAGTGAGTAACGCCCTTGAACAATTCTGGAAGGCCATGGGCGTTAGCTTGATATTCAAAGTGGACAAGGAGACTGATATCATTCAGGTGGAAGTTATTGATCCCAGCACCAATAAAGTCATCAAAAAAATTCCCACAGACGAAATCCTCCATATGGCGGCATCCATCAGGGAATCTGTCGGGATCTTCGTTGACAAAAACACGTAA
- a CDS encoding phosphotransacetylase family protein, producing the protein MHGIYVGATSAYAGKNLIALGLGLKLQKDGYRVGYMKPIGALPFKKDGKPGDEDAFFIQEILGLEGDPEDVTPVVVDQDFMVKAFSGRTEDLMPKIEQAYERLSRDTDVMIVSGSGSMFSGKYCNLDGVSIVKRFGLQALVIDRFDKELKYDYLAVMKETLGEHLLGAVLNDIPASFMSELTTMLIPFFEQQGIRILGTIPSDPLMGAIRVEDLCERLGGKLITAQERKDRVVENFLIGTMQVENFMTHFKKSRRSAVIVGGDRSDVHLVALEGQCECLIMTGNIYPNDIIMTRAEVLGIPLIVVRDDTYTVARKMEAILSRSKLRDAIKIRHGADLVASLLDFSYMEEKLGLA; encoded by the coding sequence ATGCATGGAATCTATGTAGGAGCCACCTCGGCCTATGCAGGCAAGAACCTGATTGCCCTTGGGCTTGGGCTCAAGCTTCAGAAGGACGGATATCGCGTCGGATACATGAAGCCCATCGGGGCCCTGCCTTTCAAGAAAGATGGCAAGCCAGGCGATGAGGACGCCTTTTTCATCCAGGAAATTTTGGGCCTCGAAGGTGATCCCGAGGATGTTACCCCGGTGGTTGTTGACCAGGATTTCATGGTCAAGGCCTTTTCCGGACGAACCGAGGATCTGATGCCCAAAATCGAGCAGGCATATGAACGGCTTTCCCGCGACACGGACGTCATGATCGTTTCCGGTTCCGGGAGCATGTTTTCCGGAAAATACTGCAATCTGGACGGGGTAAGCATTGTCAAACGTTTCGGACTGCAGGCCCTTGTGATTGATCGTTTCGACAAGGAACTCAAATACGATTATCTGGCGGTCATGAAGGAAACCCTGGGAGAGCATCTGCTTGGCGCGGTGCTCAATGATATTCCTGCTTCCTTTATGAGCGAACTGACGACCATGCTCATCCCGTTTTTCGAACAGCAGGGTATCCGTATCCTGGGGACCATTCCCAGTGATCCCCTCATGGGAGCCATCCGGGTGGAAGATCTGTGCGAGCGGCTTGGGGGCAAGCTGATCACTGCGCAGGAGAGGAAGGACCGGGTGGTGGAGAACTTTCTCATCGGCACCATGCAGGTGGAAAATTTCATGACCCATTTCAAGAAAAGTCGTCGGTCAGCGGTTATTGTCGGCGGTGATCGCTCCGATGTGCATCTCGTGGCCCTGGAAGGCCAGTGTGAATGCCTGATCATGACCGGCAATATCTATCCCAACGATATCATCATGACCCGGGCCGAAGTGCTTGGCATCCCCCTCATCGTTGTCAGGGACGATACCTACACGGTGGCCAGGAAGATGGAGGCCATTCTTTCCCGAAGCAAGCTGCGTGATGCCATCAAGATCCGCCATGGGGCCGATCTCGTGGCCTCGTTGCTGGACTTCTCGTACATGGAGGAAAAACTCGGATTGGCGTAA
- a CDS encoding quaternary amine ABC transporter ATP-binding protein: protein MPKIRVENLTKIFGSNPGRALELLHKGKSKDDIFKKTRQSVGIADVSFDVEEGEILVVMGLSGSGKSTLVRCINRLIEPTAGKVILDGQNLGDLSDKELCEVRLKKLGMVFQHFALFPHRDVLNNAAYGLEIQGVPAGIRKEKAMASLQRVGLEGWENAYPQQLSGGMQQRVGLARALALDPDILLMDEAFSALDPLIRRDMQDELIALQDEMQKTIVFISHDLDEALKLGDRIVLMKDGRVVQIGSPEDILTNPANEYVERFVEDVDISKVLTAESVMKKSEAVAHLKADGPHAALRKMKSNAISSLFVVDRERRLIGVVSAEDTAELVKQGSKDLTPIINRDITTVELDTPAIDLFELLKDIPYPLAVVDDRQRLKGVIIRGLLLAAIAERGGQA from the coding sequence ATGCCAAAAATACGTGTTGAAAATCTTACCAAGATTTTCGGGTCCAATCCAGGCAGGGCCTTGGAACTTTTGCACAAAGGCAAATCCAAGGATGACATTTTCAAAAAGACCCGCCAAAGCGTGGGCATTGCCGATGTATCCTTTGACGTGGAAGAGGGAGAAATCCTGGTGGTCATGGGGCTTTCCGGAAGCGGCAAGTCAACCCTGGTGCGGTGTATCAACCGGCTGATCGAGCCCACGGCAGGGAAGGTGATTCTTGACGGTCAAAATCTGGGTGACTTGTCTGACAAGGAGCTTTGTGAGGTCCGGCTGAAAAAACTGGGCATGGTCTTTCAGCATTTTGCCCTGTTCCCCCACCGTGATGTCCTGAACAATGCCGCGTACGGCCTTGAAATTCAGGGGGTCCCGGCTGGTATCAGAAAGGAAAAGGCCATGGCCAGTCTTCAGCGGGTCGGTCTCGAGGGCTGGGAGAACGCCTATCCCCAGCAGTTGTCCGGCGGGATGCAACAGCGTGTGGGCCTGGCCCGTGCCTTGGCTCTTGACCCGGATATCCTGCTCATGGACGAGGCCTTTAGTGCCCTTGATCCTCTGATCCGTCGGGATATGCAGGACGAGCTCATCGCCCTGCAGGATGAGATGCAAAAGACCATCGTGTTCATCAGCCATGATCTGGACGAGGCATTGAAGCTCGGCGACCGGATCGTGCTCATGAAGGACGGCAGGGTTGTGCAGATAGGCTCGCCCGAGGATATCCTGACCAACCCCGCCAACGAGTATGTGGAACGGTTTGTCGAGGATGTGGATATTTCCAAGGTGCTCACGGCTGAATCGGTGATGAAGAAATCCGAGGCCGTGGCCCATCTCAAGGCCGATGGTCCCCATGCGGCCCTGCGCAAGATGAAGTCCAACGCCATTTCTTCCCTTTTTGTCGTGGACCGGGAACGGCGATTGATCGGGGTTGTTTCTGCCGAGGACACGGCCGAGCTTGTGAAGCAGGGCAGCAAAGATCTCACACCCATCATCAACAGGGACATAACCACCGTGGAACTGGATACGCCAGCCATCGACCTCTTTGAGCTGCTTAAGGATATTCCGTATCCTCTGGCTGTTGTGGATGACAGGCAAAGGCTCAAGGGCGTGATTATCAGAGGACTTCTTTTGGCCGCCATTGCCGAACGAGGAGGTCAGGCGTGA
- a CDS encoding flagellin N-terminal helical domain-containing protein, with protein sequence MSLVINHNLMSMNAARNLNESYNSLSTSTNRLSSGLRINSAADDAAGLAIRELMRSDISTINQGTRNANDAISLIQTADGALGVIDEKLIRMKELAEQAATGTYTSAQRLIIDSEYQAMASEISRIANATDFNGIYLLNGNLSGEQHDGQGLNATGALRIHFGTGNDSKEDYYDIQIGEATASALGLGLNAGPSARGKSISTQSLAQNALDALNEAIISKDNIRANLGALQNRLEATVSNLNIQAENLQAAESRVSDVDVATEMTEFTRQQIKTQSAVAMLAQANSLPEMAMQLIQG encoded by the coding sequence ATGTCTTTGGTCATCAATCACAATCTTATGTCAATGAATGCTGCCAGGAATCTGAACGAGTCGTATAACAGCCTGTCAACATCTACCAACAGACTTTCTTCGGGATTGCGTATCAATAGCGCTGCCGATGATGCAGCCGGTCTGGCTATTCGCGAGCTGATGCGTTCGGACATTTCGACCATCAATCAGGGGACCAGAAATGCCAACGATGCCATTTCCCTGATTCAGACGGCAGATGGAGCCCTCGGGGTGATCGATGAGAAGTTGATCCGGATGAAAGAGCTTGCCGAACAGGCAGCCACAGGCACATATACTTCGGCCCAGCGTCTGATCATTGATTCCGAATATCAGGCCATGGCCTCGGAAATTTCCCGTATTGCCAATGCCACGGATTTCAACGGGATTTATCTTTTGAACGGTAACCTCTCGGGGGAGCAGCATGATGGCCAGGGTCTCAATGCAACGGGTGCGTTGCGCATTCATTTTGGCACGGGGAATGACAGCAAGGAAGATTATTATGATATCCAAATCGGAGAGGCAACCGCTTCGGCATTGGGCTTGGGTCTGAATGCCGGGCCTTCGGCCCGTGGAAAATCCATTTCCACCCAGTCTCTGGCTCAGAATGCCCTGGACGCCCTCAATGAAGCCATCATATCCAAGGACAATATCCGGGCCAATCTCGGAGCCCTGCAGAATCGCCTCGAAGCCACCGTGTCCAACCTGAACATTCAGGCGGAAAATCTCCAGGCTGCTGAATCTCGTGTTTCCGACGTGGACGTTGCCACGGAAATGACGGAGTTTACCCGGCAGCAGATCAAGACCCAGTCGGCTGTCGCCATGCTGGCCCAGGCCAATTCCCTCCCGGAGATGGCCATGCAGCTCATCCAGGGATAA